The DNA segment TGATTTCAAATATAGCGATCAAATTTTGACAGATCAACGAAAAGCTCATTTTTTAAAAATCATCGAAATCAAAAGGTTATGTTTTTTCGGTTCAGATCGTGAACTGAAACACACTTTGCGCTACCATCAGAGCGCGATAAAAAAAGGGAGTGGATGTGATGGGTACGAAAGAGAGCGAATTGACGCAAGATAAAGAGAGGCCGGCTGGAAGTCAGAGTCTGTTCCGGGGTTTGACGCTGATTGAGATCCTCAGCAATTATCCGAATGGTTGCCCACTGGCACATTTGTCGGAACTGGCCGGGCTGAATAAAAGCACCGTTCACCGGTTGTTGCAGGGGCTTCAGTCCTGTGGCTATGTCACGCCTGCCCCTGCCGCCGGAAGTTATCGCCTGACCACCAAATTTATCGCTGTTGGGCAGAAAGCACTGTCGTCACTGAACATCATCCATGTTGCCGCCCCACATCTTGAAGCACTGAATATTGCCACCGGTGAGACGATTAACTTCTCCAGTCGTGAAGACGACCATGCGATTCTGATTTATAAGCTGGAACCCACCACCGGGATGTTGCGCACCCGCGCCTATATTGGTCAGCATATGCCGTTATATTGCTCGGCAATGGGCAAAATCTATATGGCATTTGGTCACCCGGACTATGTGGAGTCCTATTGGGAGAGTCATCAGAGCCAGATCCAACCTCTTACCCGCAACACGATTACCGGGCTACCGGCGATGTATGATGAGCTGGCGCAGATTCGTGAAAGCAGTATGGCGATGGACCGGGAAGAGAACGAACTCGGCGTCTCCTGTATTGCGGTGCCTGTATTTGATATTCATGGGCGGGTACCGTACGCGGTCTCTATTTCGCTCTCCACGTCACGCCTTAAG comes from the Citrobacter amalonaticus genome and includes:
- the yiaJ gene encoding IclR family transcriptional regulator YiaJ, which codes for MGTKESELTQDKERPAGSQSLFRGLTLIEILSNYPNGCPLAHLSELAGLNKSTVHRLLQGLQSCGYVTPAPAAGSYRLTTKFIAVGQKALSSLNIIHVAAPHLEALNIATGETINFSSREDDHAILIYKLEPTTGMLRTRAYIGQHMPLYCSAMGKIYMAFGHPDYVESYWESHQSQIQPLTRNTITGLPAMYDELAQIRESSMAMDREENELGVSCIAVPVFDIHGRVPYAVSISLSTSRLKQVGEKNLLKPLRETALAISNELGFTVRD